In Oryctolagus cuniculus chromosome X, mOryCun1.1, whole genome shotgun sequence, a single window of DNA contains:
- the ZCCHC18 gene encoding LOW QUALITY PROTEIN: zinc finger CCHC domain-containing protein 18 (The sequence of the model RefSeq protein was modified relative to this genomic sequence to represent the inferred CDS: inserted 3 bases in 2 codons; substituted 2 bases at 2 genomic stop codons) — MVSIIACVGKCLRQDVHLLPWAHSMLRTLGRSLGPLMANMAEKNMRMFSGRAVPAPGEETFENWLIQVNGVLPDWSMSGEEKLKRLMKTLRGPAREVLCLLQVANPNLGVADFLQAMKLVFGKSDSMTAHGKFFNTLQAQREKGSLYVICLEVXLQNAIQAGILAQKNANQIRLHYLLGAELNRDGQFRFKHLLRTYANDXLPNFLELIRIIREEEDWDDTFIMGKRPRRSEPIMERAASPVCXHVVIDNANCHCNVRETEDRLDDSDEDVILVESRDPPLSSSTAPPFRVRARPQDQVLVIDSPNNSRAQSPSTSAASGYENAGPGDMXRKRKYTDLCSYCGEEYLSRETCNHESSNPQVFENLFTHQKDLVQPQ; from the exons ATGGTCAGCATCATTGCATGTGTGGGTAAATGCCTGCGGCAGGACGTGCACTTGCTGCCTTGGGCCCATTCCATGTTGAGAACTCTGGGAAGGAGCCTCGGTCCCTTAATGGCCAACATGGCAGAGAAAAACATGAGGATGTTTTCGGGAAgggcggtgccagccccaggggaggAAACCTTTGAAAACTGGCTGATCCAAGTCAATGGGGTCCTGCCAGACTGGAGTATGTCTGGGGAGGAAAAGCTCAAGCGCTTGATGAAAACCCTTAGGGGCCCTGCCCGGGAGGTCTTGTGTCTGCTTCAGGTGGCCAACCCCAACCTAGGTGTGGCAGATTTCTTGCAGGCCATGAAATTGGTGTTTGGGAAATCTGATAGTATGACTGCCCATGGTAAATTTTTTAATACCCTGcaggcacagagggagaaaggctCCCTATATGTGATCTGTTTAGAGGTGTAGCTGCAGAATGCCATTCAGGCAGGCATCCTAGCTCAGAAAAATGCAAACCAGATTCGCCTGCACTACCTTTTAGGTGCTGAGCTGAATAGGGACGGGCAGTTCAGGTTTAAGCATCTTCTCAGGACTTATGCAAATGATTGACTTCCTAATTTCCTGGAGTTAATCAGGAtaataagagaggaagaggatTGGGATGACACTTTCATTATGGGAAAGCGGCCCAGAAGATCTGAGCCAATAATGGAGAGGGCAGCCAGCCCTGTAT GGCATGTAGTGATTGACAATGCTAACTGCCATTGCAAcgtgagagaaacagaggataGGCTTGATGACTCAGATGAGGATGTGATTCTAGTGGAGTCTAGGGACCCTCCACTTTCATCCTCAActgctcctcccttcagagtcaGGGCCAGACCTCAGGATCAAGTGCTAGTGATTGATTCCCCCAATAATTCTAGGGCTCAATCTCCTTCCACCAGTGCTGCTTCTGGGTATGAGAATGCTGGTCCTGGGGATAT CAGAAAGCGAAAATACACGGACCTCTGTTCATATTGTGGTGAGGAGTACCTTTCAAGAGAAACCTGTAACCATGAGAGCAGCAACCCACAAGTTTTTGAGAACCTCTTCACACATCAGAAGGACCTGGTTCAACCACAGTAA